The nucleotide window TACCCAATCCAAACAAGTGATTACCGTCCTAAACGAAGATTTAAAGATTGTTTATATTTCGTCCTCGACATACCAGGTATTTGGGTATGATGCTTCGAATTTCCTGCATAAAAGTGTCTTAGATTTTATTCCCAGCGAAGAACATCAACTAATTTTTGAACATATGAAAAGATTAAATTATGACAGTCGATCTCTCGAGCATAAGGTGATTCGTAAGGATGGTCGAATTATCACAGTCCAGTCATCCTCAGGTATTATCATTGATTCAAATACAAATGAAAACTATTATATATCTCTCACCCAAGATATCACTGATCAGAAAAAGGCACAGGAACTATTGATCAGTTCTGAAAAACTAACCTCAGCAGGACAATTAGCTGCAGGAGTTGCCCATGAGATTCGAAATCCTTTAACTTCACTGAAAGGTTTTCTACAATTACTAGAGACAGGAATCGAGGGAAAAGAGGCATATTTGAAAATAATGAAAGATGAAATTGAAAAAATTGAAACAATTTCTTCTGAATTATTATATATCGCAAGACCTTCACACTTGAAATTTGAAGATGAAAATATGGTTGCTATTTTAAATGATATTTGTCTATTGATGCGCTCTCAAGCAAGAATGAATGATATACAAATTGAGTTCGAACCACTAGACGATCAGATAAAATTTCGATGCGATCGTTCACAAATAAAACAGGTTTTTATTAATCTGATCAAAAATGCTATTGAAGCTACTGAGGAAAGTGGAA belongs to Halalkalibacillus sediminis and includes:
- a CDS encoding ATP-binding protein, with protein sequence MGNKTAFIDEERFLAKDKYSRLLYAACQWIDTQSKQVITVLNEDLKIVYISSSTYQVFGYDASNFLHKSVLDFIPSEEHQLIFEHMKRLNYDSRSLEHKVIRKDGRIITVQSSSGIIIDSNTNENYYISLTQDITDQKKAQELLISSEKLTSAGQLAAGVAHEIRNPLTSLKGFLQLLETGIEGKEAYLKIMKDEIEKIETISSELLYIARPSHLKFEDENMVAILNDICLLMRSQARMNDIQIEFEPLDDQIKFRCDRSQIKQVFINLIKNAIEATEESGTIAVNIVQSNPLIVDVVDEGPGVPNEMKEKLGEPFFTTKKNGSGLGLMVTKQILSNHDATIKILDNEDKGSTFRVTFPS